ATGTTTAATTAACGTTGAATAATTTGCATTGTAGTAAACAAACATAGGAGAGTTAAATTTGGAGCTAATTTCTCGTTGATCCACTCCTATTTTTCTGAACCCCCCTTGCTTAACAAACTGGTTGTCGATCAACTGCTTTGCTTAGGGTAACGCTTTCTTTTCGACGGATAAAAAGTTGAATTTATCTAAATTTGTTAGACCTGATTAAACCATAATAAATTTGAGAGAGTAAAATCAGGACTTGACTAGAATTTGTAAGACCTGATAGGAGCTTGTTCACCACATGAATGGAACTTATTAGATCTAATACATATAcgaattacattttttttttaaggtggtGAGAACGTTGGATGCATCCTTAAGCTAATTCTGAGTAATCAATAAAGATTTAAGGCTTAATACAACTGCAAATATATACGAATTACggaataatataaatatatacgagtacggagtataattttttatattcttTCTTGACTAGGATGACTGGTGTGAATAAACTAAAacggcaatataaattacaaatagggTGAGGAGACTCGAACCTGAGACTTACAACAACACATGCACTCATGGACTCCCACTTTTTATATAGAAAATCTTTTAATAAGTGTTGACTACAAATGTTTCTACATtattgtgaatttgtgaatttgtgaataGTGATTGCCTAAATATTGAAATTATCATATATTTGACACTTATAAAATTGATCATAAACTTGGGCAGTTGGGCTAACATCACCAAAACAGCAACTAATTGAAATTCCAAAGAGCTAATGCCATTGGAAAAGAAATAAAGCAAACAAACAAGGTGAATCTTTGTTAATTGTTTACGTGGGTCATTCAAAACTCTATTGTCGCCTTTCTTTCGACCCTTGCAGCTTTCTTTATGAGCAACTAGTTTgagttaattaaaatatcaatCATTCTTAAAAAGAAATTTCTACTTTTTCAAAATTTGATTTAGATATAAAGTGCTACTCTCTAACATTAAAAACACGTTACCGAATAGTACGCAATATTACAAATTAAAGTTTGATATGAGACATATCATGAAATTAAATTTGGTTGATTTTAAAGatacggagtaatttttatCTTTAGAAGACAACACATAATACCTCACAACATCTTATTATATGTTTATCTTAGATACTGATCACTCTTATATATCTACGCAAACACAAAGTCGGAAAAGGAGACAGGTATTGGATGGAAAGTTTGGACCATTTGGTACTATAGTGTgccttttaattttataattagaTATAAGTTGTGTTTATAAAATATAAGCACCGAAAAATAATTATAGAAGTAGATTTTATAGGAGCTAAGTGGGGATGAATGGTGACGGTTATGGGCCAACCCGATTATAGTTAAATTGAAATTGGCAGTTGGGTGGGACTGTGGGAGTTGCCCTTAGCTTGGGTGGGACTTGTTTTTGGTATAATCTACAAAGATGATGTCCACTAATTGAGTAAGTTTAGGTGACATATTTTTATACTAATTTTGATTAAAAGGCACattagtttaactaattattacTACAAGACTAATTTTAATTTAAGGGCATATGCATGAACTGGAAAAACTCATGATTTAATTTATGAAAAGGGCAACAACAGTAGCATAAAGCTAATCTAATCAAATTTGTTATTAATAGCTAAAAAAAAGTGCAAGAAAAAAAGCTTTTAAGCAACAACATTTACCAAAAGTAGATTTTGGTTGTTTTACTACATTACTAACCAACaaggtaaataaaataaattaaaaaaatttggcTAAAAGTCATACTAAAAAACTAGAGGCCTACCACCACATTCTATTCACCTCTAATAATATTCAGTAAAATAAATTTGTTTTCAATAAAAATCAGTAACCCAATTAAGGTAAGTTATTTctattaacaaaattaataagTAGAACTAAATTTTAAGTATTTCAGTAATAATAGTTTCAGTTTATCTGACGAAATCAATAATTAAGACCACTAATTCATttgatactccgtattaaaagATCCCATGGTGAAACTCTAGAGTCACAACAAGAGAACCAATAAAAAAATCACAAACAagaatacttcgtataattggCTTGACATATAATCCGTACTCCGTAAAACATAAGACCAAATCCCATATACATTTACCggcgtaaaaataaaaaacaaggtCGGGTCCATTGACCAAGATTTGACCCAAAATTGAGAGTAGGATACAAACTTAAGTTATAGCCCACCTAATTGACCAAACTACTTAAATCCAAATTAGTACTCCTTAAAAACAatggaaattttgtgaaacaatCTTAAAAACAATTTGGTAGTTAGCAAAATGGGTTTCATATTTGCACAAGGTGTCGGTGACTCTCCCGGGTTTCCCTCTTTTCTTGGGTCACTTTCATTTAATTGCCcctcatttttttatttttattactcacattatataattatataaataaataaaagtagtGAGTCACAACATATACTCAGTTCTTCCCACAGTATATACTTATAAAATTCTGGGTTTTCATTCTCAAATTCAAACTTATCCTCTTccattttctccttttttttttttttttgtttgttttctctctcttcaaattTTCTCACTAAGTTGCGAAGGATCCAAGTAATTGCTTTTTAATCTTTTGTTCAAATTCTTTAATTTTACCCTCGTTTTCTGCTGCTACTGTCAGCTTCGGATCTGCAGTTTCTTCGCATCCAACAAAaggtatttttaattttttttaataatctttACGCTAATCCAATTCAATTATTTTTGATTAAATTTGATACTTTGCTGTTGTTTGTTGCATTGAGAATGTGATTTTAAACTTGGGGTTTGAGCGAATTTAGTGttagttaattgttcaatttgAATTTCTGGCTTAATATATAGTTGTTCAAATTTCTGGGTGTGTGCGAAATTGTAAATGTTTGCTTTGGATTGCAGGGTTGTTTCCAACATTTGGGTCAAAACTTTAATTTGGGGGAACGGAAATTAAGGTTGGATCTCGTGTGAAAAGTATAATTAAATTGAAGATTTTTTCTGGGTAGTGTGTAAATATTAGGAAATTGGAAGGAAATGAGCTCTGTGGCATTGCTGGGGAGATAAGTTATTGAGTACTATAATGGAGAATCTTACTTCAAAAGATGGGTATTTTGATACTGATCTTGAAATGGGGGGAGCTTGTAATAATCTAGATTTAAGTGGGGGTGAAGCAATTGAGAACAATGAAGGGATTAAATTTGAAGAAAGGGTTTCACCTTCGATTACTATGAGTTGTGGGGGTGATGATGGTGAGAGTGTGAAGTTGATGGTAGTGGATGAAAGGAAGGAAGGTGTAATGGAGAAGAAGATAGTTAAGGAGAGGCCGAAGGGGATGAGTGCTAAGAAACCACCGAAACCCCCACGACCGCCTAGAGGTTTGTCATTGGATTCAGCTGATCAGAAGCTGATTAGGGAACTTCATGAGCTTGCTAAGCTTAAGCGTGCTCGAGTTGAGCGGATGAAAGCGATGAAGAAGGCCAAAGAAGCAAGGGTTGCTTCATCGAAAAACCAGTTATTTGCTACTCTGCTCACTGTCTTGTTCTGCCTAGTTGTGCTTTTACAAGGTAATTCCTAATCTTGTTTCTTCAAATTTTGGTAAATGACTAAACTCCATGTATTTTGTTTCATCAAAATTTGGCTCATATCCTGACTGCTTTTAGCTCTTTGTTTAACCCAGCGAGTTTGTTCTGTGTGAATCTAATGATAGATTTATCTGCTGATTTGCAAAGTAGAATTTTTGGGTCTTGTTAATATCTTGTGTTTGTCACTGAGATTGCTACTAAGCTACAATAAAATATGCAAGTATAAAGTTTCTAGATAAAAGAGTGATCTGTTGTCTCTAACTCTACCACACATCTAGCTCATTCTTCATTGTTGTTATCTTGTTGGTTGCCCCCTGCTACATCTGTTCCGTAGTTTCATGATTTAGGTTCTTTTTTTACTTATAATTCATGAAGAAGTTTGGGAGTGAAGGCTCTTTACCTATGATTCTCATTAAGGCTCAACAGTGCATGATCTGCTTGAGATCCCTCTGTTGTTCGGCAGGAAATTGTCTTCAAAATGCTAACTTAATTCCTTGTTACAGTAATTCATTTTGGGATTTGAAGATTATACATCATACTGTCGGCCTCAATTGGTAAAGTCGCAGAAGGATTATCTTTTCGTTAGAGTCCGAGCTTCTAAATCatcctttttttcttcttcaaattACTCGATTTGTTACTTTTGAATGTTCTTTCATATTTGTTTGAATAGCGAATACATAATCAATGATCTTTAGGTGAATGAAATTTAGAGTCAGCCAGAGTCTCATGACAGGAATTGCATGCTTATAAGTTATAAGTCAGCTGAAAGATTGTTTACTATGTTGCATGTTGCAGGAATTTCTTCGAGAACTAGTTCATCTGCAAGCTTCCAGGGATCTCCTATTTCGTCTGGAGTTACAGACCGCAGCATTATTTCTGTTCAGCAGAACCCAATTTCATCAGCAAGCTATGTTAACGGACCTGGTTCTGAATCCCCCAGGTATTATTAAGTTCTGCACGATAATTTGTTGATTGTGTCTCTTTCTCTTCCCCTCCTATGTTACTTGGACCATGGTCAAGTTCTGTTAGACAGAAATACCTGAGTCTGTATCACAGTAGTTCATCTGTTATTTGTTTCATGACATGTGAATGTATTGCAGATTAGTGGAGCAGTCTTCTGGCGTTGATAGAGCAGAACAGGCGAGTAGAGCAGTGGGATGAGTGCTTTTATGTTTTCAGAAGGCGTCAATTTTGGTGCGTCTGGTTATTCTTCCACTGATGAAGAAGAATGAATGTGTAAACACTCATACTAATAACGAAATCTGTAGCTGCTGTTTGATTTTGAGATGTACATAGCGTGGCATAAGCATAAAGTATGTGCTCCCTTTGCTTCAGTGGGGGGTTTGAAGCATTTTACTTATAAATCATAAATAGAATGACAATAATTTTGGTTACAGTTCCACCTAAATAGGCTGGGCAGGCAGCTGGGCATCTTATAGAAAGTGGAAATTGTTGAATTATCTGGTTATCTGAAATGGATCAAAAGTATTCAACTGCTGAGCAACATGACGACTTAGCTAAAATTCGCTATGATTGAGATGATGAGTTTATAATTGGAGAAAGTTGTACTGTGGAGTGCCTTTCTCGATTTTATATCCTACtact
This genomic stretch from Spinacia oleracea cultivar Varoflay chromosome 3, BTI_SOV_V1, whole genome shotgun sequence harbors:
- the LOC110798324 gene encoding uncharacterized protein; its protein translation is MENLTSKDGYFDTDLEMGGACNNLDLSGGEAIENNEGIKFEERVSPSITMSCGGDDGESVKLMVVDERKEGVMEKKIVKERPKGMSAKKPPKPPRPPRGLSLDSADQKLIRELHELAKLKRARVERMKAMKKAKEARVASSKNQLFATLLTVLFCLVVLLQGISSRTSSSASFQGSPISSGVTDRSIISVQQNPISSASYVNGPGSESPRLVEQSSGVDRAEQASRAVG